A stretch of the Candidatus Binatia bacterium genome encodes the following:
- a CDS encoding sigma-54 dependent transcriptional regulator, protein MSSLENKAKKSADRQSRPASERIKTSRVEKEKTALPDLKPTILVVDDEVLVCQQLERLYEHAGYHVVVCSSVEQALKCLEAEDIDLVVTDIRLPGLSGIELTRRMHETYPDVPVIVITGYGDIETAVEVLKLGASDYIVKPFSGATIQESTRVILEKAQIFTEIRHLRRILKDQCEFGGMLSKTPEMHRVFEIIRMVSDTDMTVLVEGETGTGKELVASAIHYQSRRREGPLITINCAGVPETLLESELFGYERGAFTGADQSRPGKIELAHGGTLFLDEIESISLSMQAKLLRVLEDQKVQRLGSSRKIQVDMRVIAATNVPLKELVTGGQMRTDFYYRINVIPIHLIPLRDRREDIELLVHDFLHHHPLAVSKSITGISQHSLTRLMQYTWPGNIRELQNVLERAIVMTSRRVIENIELPDSTPLPAREERAVSVDLSLRDWLREQEKQYLARQLKVFGGRIGPTARNSGVDVKTLYRKMREYGLDKKDFQIKAATKTLSTNQSVAEWKDGSSVAPTDS, encoded by the coding sequence CTTGCCTGATTTGAAACCTACTATCTTAGTAGTAGACGATGAGGTGCTGGTCTGCCAGCAGCTTGAGCGGTTATACGAACACGCCGGCTACCATGTCGTAGTCTGCTCTTCTGTTGAACAAGCTCTGAAATGTCTGGAAGCGGAAGATATCGATCTGGTAGTCACGGATATTCGACTTCCGGGTCTCAGCGGTATTGAACTGACCAGACGAATGCACGAGACCTATCCCGATGTCCCGGTGATCGTCATCACGGGTTATGGTGATATCGAGACCGCCGTCGAGGTGCTGAAGCTCGGGGCGAGCGACTACATCGTCAAGCCTTTCAGCGGCGCGACGATTCAGGAATCGACTCGTGTGATTCTGGAAAAGGCGCAGATCTTTACGGAAATTCGTCATCTCCGGCGCATTCTCAAGGACCAATGCGAGTTTGGCGGGATGCTCAGCAAGACGCCCGAGATGCACCGGGTGTTTGAAATCATCCGCATGGTCTCCGACACCGACATGACGGTGCTCGTCGAGGGAGAAACCGGAACCGGAAAGGAGCTGGTTGCCAGCGCCATCCACTACCAGAGCCGGCGCCGCGAAGGACCTCTGATCACCATCAACTGTGCGGGCGTTCCGGAGACGTTGCTAGAGAGTGAATTGTTCGGCTATGAGCGCGGCGCTTTCACGGGCGCAGATCAGTCAAGGCCCGGAAAAATCGAGCTGGCCCACGGCGGAACTCTGTTCCTGGACGAGATCGAAAGCATCTCGCTTTCCATGCAGGCCAAGCTTTTGCGCGTCCTCGAGGACCAAAAAGTTCAGCGCTTGGGCAGCAGCCGCAAAATCCAGGTCGACATGCGCGTTATTGCGGCCACGAATGTTCCGCTTAAAGAGCTCGTCACCGGCGGACAGATGCGCACCGACTTTTACTACCGGATCAACGTGATTCCCATCCATCTCATTCCTCTGCGCGACCGACGGGAGGACATCGAGCTTTTGGTGCATGATTTTCTTCACCATCACCCGCTTGCCGTCAGCAAAAGCATCACCGGCATCTCGCAACATTCTTTAACGCGGCTGATGCAATATACTTGGCCGGGAAACATTAGAGAACTGCAAAACGTGCTCGAGCGAGCGATCGTGATGACAAGCCGGCGCGTCATCGAGAACATCGAGTTGCCCGACTCAACCCCGCTTCCCGCGAGGGAGGAAAGGGCGGTATCGGTTGATCTTTCGCTGCGCGACTGGCTGAGGGAACAGGAAAAACAATACCTGGCGCGGCAGCTTAAGGTTTTCGGCGGGAGAATCGGTCCGACGGCCAGGAACAGCGGAGTGGATGTAAAGACGCTGTACCGTAAGATGCGAGAGTACGGCCTCGATAAGAAAGACTTTCAGATCAAGGCTGCGACGAAAACTCTGTCCACAAACCAATCTGTAGCCGAGTGGAAAGATGGTTCGTCGGTTGCACCGACTGATTCCTAA
- a CDS encoding ABC transporter substrate-binding protein: protein MKGGLKLWFAGFLAAVFCFSAEAGAQTLKKVRMGSSSTNVSFLAIYTAQHRGFFRDEGLDLEIIFMPANLASTAVLNGDLDYNGAVTGTIGAAVHGQPMKVLLFTVSKPLLFLISKKEIKDPKQLRGKKVAGSSPGGSATLIAEKVLRHYGLEPGRDVSLLPMGGSAASRFAVLESNVVDASFLSVPENIIALEKGYNELIFAGDVVEFPQNGFGTSEKRIRENADEVYRMVRATLRGLQFVWNKANQEAVTNILMKQWKVNDRKMAGEMARQVNRVLTKDASVKPESVQVLVDLARESAKVSRPVSAAQVVDYSFVEKARKELGLAR, encoded by the coding sequence ATGAAAGGCGGTCTGAAGCTTTGGTTTGCGGGTTTTTTGGCGGCGGTCTTTTGTTTCTCAGCCGAAGCCGGGGCGCAGACGCTGAAAAAAGTCCGCATGGGAAGTTCCTCGACTAATGTCTCTTTCCTGGCGATCTATACGGCACAGCATAGAGGCTTTTTCCGTGACGAAGGCCTCGACCTCGAGATCATTTTTATGCCGGCGAATCTGGCCAGCACCGCGGTGCTGAACGGCGATCTCGACTACAACGGCGCGGTCACCGGCACGATCGGCGCCGCCGTGCACGGGCAACCGATGAAAGTCCTGCTCTTCACGGTCTCTAAGCCCCTGCTGTTTCTCATCAGCAAAAAGGAAATCAAAGATCCGAAACAGCTAAGAGGAAAAAAAGTAGCCGGCAGCTCTCCGGGAGGTTCAGCCACTCTCATCGCCGAAAAAGTGCTGAGACACTACGGCCTCGAGCCTGGACGAGACGTTTCATTGCTCCCCATGGGCGGCTCCGCAGCAAGCCGATTCGCGGTACTGGAATCCAACGTGGTTGACGCGTCGTTTTTGTCCGTCCCGGAAAACATCATAGCCCTGGAAAAAGGCTACAACGAGCTGATCTTTGCCGGGGATGTGGTGGAATTTCCCCAGAACGGTTTCGGGACTTCGGAAAAAAGAATTCGGGAGAACGCGGACGAGGTTTATCGCATGGTGCGGGCGACGCTGCGCGGTCTACAATTCGTGTGGAATAAAGCCAACCAGGAAGCGGTCACAAATATTTTGATGAAGCAGTGGAAGGTTAACGATCGCAAGATGGCCGGCGAAATGGCGCGGCAAGTCAATCGCGTCCTAACCAAAGACGCGTCGGTCAAGCCCGAGTCCGTGCAAGTGCTTGTCGACCTCGCACGGGAGAGCGCAAAGGTCTCCCGGCCGGTCAGCGCGGCTCAGGTTGTAGACTACAGCTTTGTGGAAAAAGCAAGGAAGGAATTGGGACTGGCTAGGTAG